One Melospiza melodia melodia isolate bMelMel2 chromosome 1, bMelMel2.pri, whole genome shotgun sequence genomic window carries:
- the LOC134418207 gene encoding C-C chemokine receptor type 4-like — protein sequence MSSSSTESLEVEPSTFYDYYDSYYDAPKLCSKEGVRRFAASFLPVLYSLVFLVGLAGNILVIVVLFKYKRLRSMTDVYLLNLAISDLLFVLSLPFWSYFTVDQWVFGTPWCKIISWIYLVGFYSGIFFIMLMSIDRYLAIVRAVLSLKARTTFHGFITSLVVWLVAFSASVPELVFRESFNEHNFTTCKPRFTGNFTTWKLFSTLEVNILGLLIPFIIMTFCYSMIIKTLVHCRNDKKNKAVKMIFVVMIVFFFFWTPYNIVIFLQLLEFMGVIKDCQVSRNLDYAFQVTEILGLFHCCLNPVIYFFMGEKFKKYLKMLFKNWQLPGYFCKWCGVHITYHTEPTSSFHTQSTGDQDAL from the coding sequence aTGAGTTCTTCAAGTACAGAGTCCCTTGAAGTCGAACCCTCAACCTTTTATGACTATTATGATAGTTATTACGATGCTCCAAAACTGTGCAGTAAAGAAGGCGTCAGGAGGTTTGCAGCCTCCTTCCTTCCCGTTCTGTATTCCCTGGTATTCCTGGTCGGGCTCGCTGGAAACATTCTGGTCATCGTGGTCCTCTTCAAATACAAGAGGCTGAGGAGCATGACTGATGTGTACCTGCTAAACCTCGCCATCTCAGATTTGCTCTTCGTTTTATCCTTGCCATTCTGGTCTTATTTCACAGTAGACCAATGGGTTTTTGGGACTCCCTGGTGTAAAATCATTTCGTGGATCTACCTGGTTGGGTTTTACAGTGGGATATTTTTTATCATGCTTATGAGCATAGACAGATACCTGGCAATTGTTCGTGCAGTGCTTTCCTTGAAAGCAAGGACCACCTTCCATGGTTTTATTACTAGCCTTGTTGTGTGGCTAGTAGCTTTTTCAGCCTCAGTCCCCGAGCTTGTATTTAGAGAGTCTTTTAATGAACATAATTTTACTACCTGCAAGCCGAGATTTACAGGCAATTTCACAACATGGAAGCTTTTTTCCACTTTGGAAGTCAACATTTTAGGGCTCCTAATCCCTTTTATAATTATGACATTTTGCTACTCCATGATCATTAAAACATTAGTTCACTGTAGAAATGACAAAAAGAATAAGGCTGTGAAGATGATTTTTGTTGTCAtgattgtgtttttctttttttggaccCCCTACAACATTGTTATTTTCTTACAACTGCTGGAATTTATGGGAGTCATTAAAGACTGTCAAGTGAGCAGGAATCTGGACTATGCTTTCCAGGTAACAGAAATCCTCGGCCTTTTTCACTGCTGCCTCAACCCAGTCATCTACTTCTTCATGGGGGAGAAATTCAAGAAGTACCTGAAGATGCTCTTTAAGAACTGGCAGCTACCAGGGTATTTCTGCAAGTGGTGTGGAGTTCACATCACTTACCACACTGAACCTACCAGTTCATTCCACACACAGTCTACAGGAGACCAAGACGCTCTGTAA